A genomic segment from Leptolyngbya boryana PCC 6306 encodes:
- a CDS encoding agmatinase family protein, with product MTTLENYNPSGVGVTGRLFGLPFDYDSANLIILGVPWEVTVSYSAGTARGVEATLNASSQLDLFDFDNPDGWKQGIFMPEIPQHILDKSDALRPQAARIIDRLESGEKLDAELTELLATINQDCEATNQWLFEETSKALSQGKRVGLIGGDHSVPLGYLRAIAQHYSSFGILHIDAHADLREAYEGFEFSHASIMYNVLKLPQMVKLVQVGIRDVCIDEVELIQKSDCISTYFDPMLKQKQYAGIPWLETCKQIVSELPQDVYISVDVDGFDPKLCPETGTPVPGGLELEQAFCLFREVVNSGRKVIGFDVVEIGNAEWDGNVAARIVYKLCNFLDLSWKN from the coding sequence ATGACGACTCTAGAAAACTATAATCCGAGCGGTGTTGGTGTTACTGGTCGGCTATTTGGGTTGCCGTTTGACTACGATTCGGCAAATCTGATTATTTTAGGTGTGCCTTGGGAAGTAACCGTCTCTTACAGTGCAGGGACAGCGAGAGGAGTTGAAGCAACTTTGAATGCTTCTTCTCAGCTCGACCTATTTGACTTTGATAATCCCGATGGTTGGAAGCAAGGTATTTTCATGCCTGAAATTCCCCAGCATATCTTAGACAAGAGTGATGCACTAAGACCGCAAGCAGCACGAATTATCGATCGCTTAGAGTCTGGTGAAAAGCTAGATGCAGAACTCACTGAACTACTAGCAACCATTAACCAAGACTGCGAAGCTACTAATCAATGGCTCTTTGAAGAGACAAGCAAAGCTTTGAGTCAAGGTAAAAGAGTCGGATTGATCGGTGGGGATCATAGTGTGCCGCTGGGATATTTGAGAGCGATCGCACAACATTACTCCTCTTTTGGCATTCTCCACATTGATGCTCATGCTGACTTACGAGAAGCTTACGAAGGCTTTGAGTTTTCCCATGCGTCGATTATGTACAACGTTCTGAAACTGCCGCAGATGGTGAAGCTAGTACAAGTCGGCATTCGGGATGTGTGTATTGATGAAGTGGAATTGATTCAGAAGAGCGATTGTATTTCAACTTACTTCGATCCCATGCTGAAACAAAAGCAATATGCAGGAATTCCCTGGCTAGAGACTTGCAAGCAGATTGTTTCAGAACTCCCACAGGATGTTTACATTAGCGTCGATGTTGATGGATTCGACCCGAAGCTTTGCCCAGAAACGGGCACACCTGTACCGGGAGGTTTGGAGCTAGAACAAGCATTCTGTCTGTTCCGGGAAGTCGTGAACAGTGGGCGAAAAGTCATTGGATTTGATGTCGTGGAAATTGGAAATGCAGAATGGGATGGAAATGTAGCTGCCCGAATTGTTTATAAGCTGTGTAATTTTCTGGATTTGTCTTGGAAGAATTAA
- a CDS encoding IS1 family transposase (programmed frameshift), which yields MVLEPVCCPSCNSTNVVKNGKSDEGKQRYRCRNTDCSRRSFIRDYSYRGYLPEVKQQISDMAVNGSGIRDTARVLKISPTTVIRNKKKDRHLEQVNTRLLQQMNMSPTSAMVVKVEAAEMDEMWSFVQSKKQQRWLWHAIDHRTGAVLAYVLAPHEDAALKQLQQLLAPFAIERFYTDNWGAYLRLLDSQKHTVGKTNTQRIERKHLTLRTRIKRLARKTICFSKSIWLHDVVIGLFINRYEFGRAV from the exons ATGGTGCTTGAACCTGTCTGCTGTCCCAGCTGTAACAGTACAAATGTGGTGAAAAATGGCAAAAGTGATGAAGGCAAACAGCGTTATCGCTGCCGCAATACCGACTGCTCGCGTCGTTCCTTCATTCGGGATTACAGCTACCGAGGCTACTTGCCCGAAGTGAAGCAGCAAATTAGCGATATGGCAGTCAATGGCAGTGGGATTCGAGATACTGCACGAGTGCTAAAGATTAGCCCGACGACGGTAATT AGGAATAAAAAAAAAGATCGCCATCTCGAACAAGTCAACACTCGTCTATTGCAACAGATGAACATGTCACCGACGAGCGCCATGGTGGTAAAAGTTGAGGCAGCAGAAATGGATGAGATGTGGAGCTTTGTGCAGTCCAAGAAACAGCAGCGATGGTTGTGGCACGCCATTGATCATCGCACTGGAGCAGTGCTGGCTTATGTCCTGGCTCCACACGAGGATGCAGCGCTCAAACAACTTCAGCAATTACTTGCCCCATTCGCGATTGAGCGGTTTTATACGGACAACTGGGGCGCATACTTGCGCTTGTTAGATTCTCAAAAGCATACGGTCGGCAAAACGAACACGCAACGTATCGAACGTAAGCATTTGACGCTTCGCACTCGGATCAAACGGCTCGCTCGAAAAACGATTTGCTTTTCTAAGTCCATCTGGTTGCATGATGTCGTGATTGGATTGTTCATCAACCGCTACGAATTTGGTCGGGCTGTCTGA
- a CDS encoding type II toxin-antitoxin system RelE/ParE family toxin — translation MELPHLRPMHSIGSRCHELRIRDIDKSWRIIYRMDEDAILIIEVFNKTTRTTPDQIIENCQKRLSKYDTDIQE, via the coding sequence ATCGAACTTCCTCACTTGCGACCGATGCATAGTATTGGGTCACGTTGCCACGAATTAAGAATTCGGGACATTGATAAAAGCTGGAGAATCATCTATCGCATGGATGAAGATGCAATCCTCATCATAGAGGTGTTCAACAAAACGACACGAACAACACCCGACCAGATCATTGAGAATTGTCAGAAACGGTTAAGTAAATATGACACAGATATTCAGGAGTAG
- a CDS encoding helix-turn-helix domain-containing protein: MDQEKQKRLEAKGWKVGTVSEFLELTAEETAFVEIKLALSRSLKARRQQGMTQAELAEKIHSSQPRIAKAENGDATVSIELLIRAMLATGATPQDIGKVIAEV; encoded by the coding sequence ATGGATCAAGAGAAGCAAAAGCGTCTAGAGGCAAAGGGTTGGAAAGTTGGCACAGTTTCAGAATTTCTAGAACTGACGGCTGAAGAAACTGCTTTTGTCGAAATCAAACTCGCGCTTAGTCGAAGCTTGAAAGCACGACGACAGCAAGGAATGACACAAGCCGAATTAGCAGAAAAGATTCACTCCAGCCAGCCCCGAATTGCAAAAGCAGAAAATGGAGATGCTACCGTTTCGATCGAACTTTTGATTCGTGCAATGCTAGCAACAGGTGCAACCCCTCAAGACATTGGCAAAGTAATTGCCGAAGTTTGA
- a CDS encoding B12-binding domain-containing radical SAM protein: MTGLLGSPNAVAPQSQNTRYRPTTHRRILCIFPKYSRSFGTFHHAFGLKGVKAFMPPQGLLIVAAYLPSEWDVRFIDENIRPASRADYRWADVVIVSGMHIQRPQIQHINALAHQAGKITVLGGPSVSGCPEYYPDFDILHLGELGDASDRMIEYLDRHHERPTQQIRFETVDRLPLAEFPTPAYDKLNLNQYFLANIQYSSGCPYQCEFCDIPTLYGRDPRLKSPQQVLRELDAMLEAGNPGAVYFVDDNFVGNRRAVAELLPHLIEWQKSNGYPVQFACEATLNLAQSPKLLEMMREAYFCTVFCGIETPEPEALRAISKTQNLSMPMLEAIKTLNQYGMEVVSGIILGFDTDTAETVDRILEFIKRSQIPMLTINLLYALPKTPLWNRLQAEGRIVSEVGRESNIDFLLPYEEVIAMWNRCISAAYEPNFLYERFAYQCQHTYPNRIKVPNSPARTAPDKVCRGLTMLAKILLRVGVFSSYRETFWQMAAPALKKTKIEQVIHIGLVAHHLIHFTQECTKGAESASFYSQKLRGK; encoded by the coding sequence ATGACAGGTCTGCTTGGGTCACCCAATGCTGTTGCTCCTCAATCCCAAAATACCCGGTATCGTCCGACTACCCATCGCCGTATTCTCTGCATTTTTCCAAAGTACAGTCGGTCTTTTGGAACCTTCCATCACGCCTTTGGATTAAAAGGCGTAAAGGCTTTCATGCCTCCCCAAGGACTTTTAATTGTTGCTGCCTATTTGCCTTCAGAATGGGATGTGCGTTTTATTGATGAAAACATTCGACCTGCTTCCCGCGCTGATTATCGTTGGGCAGATGTTGTGATTGTCAGCGGAATGCATATCCAACGCCCACAAATTCAGCACATTAATGCACTTGCTCATCAAGCTGGAAAAATTACTGTGCTAGGTGGTCCCTCAGTTTCAGGTTGCCCAGAGTACTATCCTGACTTTGACATCTTGCATCTGGGCGAACTAGGAGATGCGAGCGATCGCATGATCGAATATCTCGATCGCCATCATGAACGCCCAACTCAGCAAATTCGGTTTGAAACCGTCGATCGCTTACCGCTGGCTGAATTTCCCACACCTGCTTATGACAAGCTCAATTTAAATCAGTATTTTCTTGCCAATATCCAATACTCAAGTGGTTGCCCCTATCAATGTGAATTTTGCGACATTCCTACCCTCTATGGTCGCGATCCCCGCTTGAAATCGCCTCAACAAGTGCTCCGAGAACTAGATGCCATGCTAGAGGCTGGAAATCCTGGAGCCGTTTACTTTGTCGATGATAATTTTGTGGGCAATCGTCGAGCCGTTGCGGAACTTCTGCCGCACCTGATTGAATGGCAAAAATCAAACGGTTATCCGGTTCAGTTTGCTTGTGAAGCAACGCTGAATCTCGCACAGAGTCCAAAGCTCCTGGAAATGATGCGCGAAGCTTATTTCTGCACTGTCTTCTGCGGCATTGAAACTCCAGAACCAGAGGCGTTACGAGCAATTTCTAAAACGCAAAATCTGAGTATGCCGATGCTCGAAGCAATCAAAACTTTGAATCAATATGGCATGGAGGTTGTTTCGGGGATCATTTTAGGATTTGATACGGACACGGCAGAAACGGTCGATCGCATTTTGGAATTTATTAAGCGATCGCAGATTCCGATGCTGACAATCAATTTGCTCTACGCTTTGCCAAAAACCCCGCTCTGGAATCGTCTGCAAGCTGAAGGACGCATTGTTTCAGAAGTCGGACGAGAATCGAATATTGACTTTCTCCTGCCCTATGAAGAAGTCATTGCGATGTGGAATCGCTGTATTAGTGCGGCTTACGAACCCAACTTTTTGTACGAGCGATTTGCTTATCAATGCCAACATACTTATCCGAATCGGATCAAAGTTCCGAATAGTCCTGCACGCACCGCTCCAGATAAGGTTTGTCGAGGGCTAACCATGCTTGCAAAAATCTTGCTCAGAGTTGGAGTTTTTAGTAGCTATCGAGAGACATTTTGGCAAATGGCAGCTCCTGCTTTGAAAAAGACAAAAATCGAGCAAGTGATTCACATTGGCTTAGTCGCTCATCACTTGATTCATTTCACTCAAGAATGTACAAAAGGTGCTGAATCCGCTTCTTTTTATTCTCAAAAACTTCGAGGGAAGTAG